A genome region from Bufo gargarizans isolate SCDJY-AF-19 chromosome 2, ASM1485885v1, whole genome shotgun sequence includes the following:
- the LOC122926370 gene encoding N-formyl peptide receptor 3-like: MDIWNYMETKQLKAETYSFEDMEGGNPSSLEERSWEVNNIDPTLEADLVLWRRYIDDILYIWGGTQENLDKFIGEINDNRSNLKFTSNIGGEKVEFLDIEITRRKNRYLCNTFHKPTAKNGYIPFSSCHLPRWLTNIPFGQFRRLKRNCTEEDKFEEEAIGMSNQFKEKNYPDVIINEALVKVKELDRKTFFKPTQESRQENNSYFRIILPYNNQAKQINILTGPTMMMNGTISNPIVKSSTEMHYDNDTLANSFKCRTHLQIFQLVVYSVVCLVGTTGNGLVIWFSLFRMEKTVNVVWFLNLSITDFTFALLLLFPITSVALDNHWPFSKFMCKFIWFLLFLSMAISVLQLTVISVDRCLCVTYPVWCHNHRTRTLALIVVLIIWIVSIASALPSYIFGDTVATNNTEKIYCCFINSDIIWIHISKFFFFIIVPFIVIVSSYTVIFLRIKDKRIIKSSKPFKVIIAVVIAFFVCWFPYYVFLLINLFHPGNDNSANKIGYVITLDLMYLNCCINPILYVFIGRDFKQNFCGSLQAMFEMAFREDMNKL, encoded by the exons ATGGATATATGGAACTATATGGAGACAAAGCAACTCAAGGCTGAAACCTATAGCTTTGAGGATATGGAAGGAGGGAATCCCAGTAGTTTAGAAGAAAGATCT TGGGAGGTAAATAACATCGATCCGACCCTGGAGGCAGACCTGGTACTGTGGCGGCGATATATAGATGACATCCTCTATATCTGGGGTGGAACACAAGAAAACTTGGATAAATTCATTGGTGAGATCAATGACAATAGGAGCAACCTGAAATTTACCTCAAATATTGGAGGTGAGAAGGTTGAGTTCCTTGACATTGAGATCACACGAAGAAAGAATAGATACCTATGCAACACTTTTCACAAACCTACGGCCAAGAATGGATATATTCCTTTCTCAAGTTGCCATCTGCCAAGGTGGCTAACAAATATCCCTTTCGGGCAGTTTCGCCGACTCAAGCGTAACTGCACGGAAGAGGATAAATTTGAGGAGGAAGCCATAGGCATGAGTAACCAGTTCAAGGAAAAGAATTACCCGGATGTAATTATTAATGAGGCTCTTGTAAAAGTAAAAGAGTTAGACAGAAAAACCTTTTTCAAGCCGACACAAGAATCTAGACAAGAAAATAACTCGTATTTTAGAATTATTCTGCCTTATAACAACCAGGCAAAACAA aTAAATATCTTAACTGGACCTACAATGATGATGAATGGGACCATTAGTAACCCAATTGTTAAAAGCAGCACTGAAATGCATTATGATAATGACACATTGGCAAACTCTTTCAAATGCAGAACACACCTGCAAATATTCCAGCTAGTGGTCTATTCAGTGGTTTGTTTAGTGGGAACCACAGGAAATGGTCTGGTCATCTGGTTCAGCCTCTTCAGGATGGAGAAGACAGTCAATGTGGTGTGGTTCCTAAATCTTTCTATAACTGATTTTACTTTTGCATTGCTTCTACTCTTCCCTATTACAAGTGTAGCCCTTGATAATCACTGGCCGTTCAGTAAGTTCATGTGTAAGTTTATCTGGTTTCTTTTGTTTCTCAGTATGGCCATCAGTGTCCTCCAGCTTACAGTCATCAGTGTAGACCGTTGTTTGTGTGTCACATATCCGGTATGGTGTCACAACCACCGGACAAGAACACTGGCTCTGATTGTAGTCCTGATCATTTGGATTGTTTCTATTGCCTCAGCTTTACCTTCTTACATCTTCGGAGATACAGTTGCTACAAATAATACAGAAAAGATCTATTGCTGTTTTATAAACTCTGATATTATCTGGATACATATCTccaaatttttctttttcatcATTGTTCCTTTCATTGTTATCGTCTCATCTTACACAGTCATTTTCTTGCGTATCAAAGATAAAAGAATCATCAAATCTTCCAAGCCTTTTAAGGTCATCATAGCCGTGGTCATCGCTTTCTTCGTTTGTTGGTTCCCTTATTATGTGTTTCTCCTTATTAATTTATTTCATCCTGGAAATGACAATTCAGCCAATAAGATTGGATATGTCATTACTTTAGACTTGATGTATTTGAATTGTTGTATTAACCCCATTCTCTATGTCTTCATTGGTCGGGATTTCAAACAAAACTTCTGTGGCTCTCTCCAGGCTATGTTTGAGATGGCCTTCAGAGAAGACATGAACAAGCTGTAG